A region of Candidatus Saccharimonadia bacterium DNA encodes the following proteins:
- a CDS encoding YidC/Oxa1 family membrane protein insertase, producing the protein MFNTILVYPIFNLLAILYGFVHDFGFAIIILTAIIRGLLWPLVTRQLHSQRALQELQPELKRIKEQAAGDRTLEGKLTMELYKEREINPFASFLPLLIQLPIFFALFIVLRDIVKPGELAHIVYEPVKHLGPIADIIANKAAFKPTLFNLIDLTKASPILAALAALAQFIQTKQITPKHQKGDTQAQVMAGMIYVFPALTFFIGLSLPSALPLYWLTASLIAVLQQYLVLRRDVEELEAGTPSPKLTGPITPAAGVSTKTKKRRKK; encoded by the coding sequence ATGTTCAATACCATACTCGTCTACCCCATCTTCAACCTCCTAGCCATCCTCTATGGCTTCGTCCACGACTTTGGCTTCGCCATTATCATTCTCACGGCCATCATCCGCGGGCTGCTTTGGCCCCTCGTCACGCGTCAGCTTCACTCGCAGCGGGCGCTCCAGGAGCTCCAGCCTGAGCTCAAGCGCATCAAAGAGCAGGCCGCCGGCGATCGTACGCTTGAAGGCAAACTCACCATGGAGCTCTACAAGGAACGCGAAATCAATCCATTCGCCTCGTTCCTGCCGCTCCTCATTCAGCTGCCGATTTTCTTTGCCCTGTTTATTGTGCTACGCGACATCGTCAAGCCCGGAGAATTGGCGCATATTGTCTACGAACCGGTGAAGCACCTCGGTCCCATTGCCGACATTATTGCCAACAAGGCCGCATTCAAGCCCACCCTCTTTAATCTCATCGACCTCACCAAGGCCTCGCCCATCCTGGCCGCTCTAGCCGCGCTCGCACAGTTTATCCAAACCAAACAGATCACCCCCAAGCACCAGAAGGGCGACACTCAGGCTCAGGTGATGGCCGGTATGATCTATGTTTTCCCGGCGCTCACCTTCTTCATTGGCCTGTCGCTGCCCTCGGCGCTCCCGCTCTACTGGCTCACCGCTAGCCTCATCGCGGTGTTGCAGCAATACCTCGTGTTGCGGCGCGATGTCGAGGAGCTCGAAGCCGGCACTCCTTCCCCGAAACTCACCGGTCCCATCACCCCCGCTGCCGGAGTCTCCACCAAGACCAAAAAGCGGAGGAAAAAATAA
- the rnpA gene encoding ribonuclease P protein component, with protein MLARAHRLSSAADIARAYKRGTYGGSGGILSVKAVRSGRSQSRAVVVVAKKISKRAVVRNHIRRRLVEALREHWATVSPGYDIVISVHSDLTELSAASLAGHLQQALARAGVAII; from the coding sequence GTGCTCGCGCGCGCCCACCGCCTGAGTTCCGCCGCCGACATCGCCCGTGCCTACAAACGCGGCACGTACGGCGGATCCGGCGGCATTTTGTCGGTTAAAGCCGTGCGCTCTGGTCGATCCCAGAGTCGCGCGGTCGTAGTGGTGGCCAAAAAAATCTCGAAGCGCGCCGTGGTCCGCAACCACATTCGCCGCCGCCTCGTCGAGGCGCTGCGTGAACACTGGGCGACAGTTTCGCCAGGTTACGATATAGTAATAAGCGTTCATAGCGACCTTACCGAACTTTCGGCCGCCAGCCTCGCGGGTCATCTCCAGCAGGCATTGGCCCGCGCCGGTGTTGCTATCATCTAA
- the dnaA gene encoding chromosomal replication initiator protein DnaA — translation MRDVKGLWQSVLGELEVSITGANFNTWFRQTSLVSNEAGSAVIAVPNVITKQWLEKKFHGSIKEALMRADQSIHTVQYKVGTSAAAAPKAMAPLAASSAKRPVAGRGSEAGGAPRQISMPTSPPPAQSNLNPRYTFESFVVGSSNDFAHAACQAVAKSPGTKYNPLFIYGGVGLGKTHLMQAVGNEILRRDPGKRIEYVTIEGFTNEFITSISKKKNESFVEKYRNVDVLIIDDMQFLAGKEKTQDEFFHTFNALHQANKQIIISSDKPPKQLVMLEDRLISRFEMGITVDIQSPDLETRSAIIQSKATSKGIVLPLEVVDYIARHAQSNIRELEGTLTKVLADVEHNGGEPTLARIQRLLAADVAARPKLRPVSPKTIIDRVAAYFDLGAVDICGAKRDKEIVVPRQITMYLMREELGLSYPKIAAAIGGRDHTTAMHSVTKIERLIEADDNLRSDIAAIRERLNTAAI, via the coding sequence ATGCGGGACGTAAAGGGGCTATGGCAGTCTGTGCTTGGTGAGCTAGAGGTGTCTATTACGGGGGCAAATTTTAATACTTGGTTTCGGCAGACTTCGCTGGTGTCGAATGAGGCAGGCAGCGCGGTGATCGCGGTGCCCAACGTCATCACCAAGCAGTGGCTCGAGAAGAAATTCCACGGCAGCATCAAGGAAGCGCTCATGCGAGCCGACCAGAGTATTCATACAGTGCAGTACAAAGTGGGAACGTCGGCGGCTGCGGCACCCAAGGCGATGGCGCCTCTGGCGGCGAGTTCTGCGAAACGGCCGGTGGCCGGTCGAGGTTCCGAGGCTGGCGGCGCGCCACGGCAGATTTCGATGCCGACTAGTCCCCCGCCGGCTCAGTCGAACCTCAATCCGCGCTACACGTTTGAGAGTTTTGTGGTGGGTTCGAGCAATGACTTTGCCCATGCGGCTTGCCAAGCGGTGGCTAAAAGCCCAGGTACCAAGTACAACCCCCTCTTCATCTACGGCGGCGTAGGGCTGGGAAAGACGCACTTGATGCAGGCCGTGGGCAATGAGATTTTGCGGCGCGACCCCGGCAAGCGGATCGAATATGTGACGATCGAAGGGTTTACGAATGAATTCATTACGTCGATTTCGAAGAAGAAAAACGAGAGCTTCGTCGAGAAATACCGCAATGTAGACGTGCTTATCATCGACGATATGCAGTTTTTGGCCGGCAAAGAGAAGACGCAGGATGAATTTTTCCATACCTTTAATGCGCTACATCAGGCCAACAAGCAGATTATTATCTCGAGCGATAAGCCGCCCAAGCAGTTGGTGATGCTCGAGGACCGGCTCATTTCGCGCTTTGAGATGGGGATCACGGTGGATATTCAGTCACCGGATCTGGAAACGCGGTCGGCGATCATCCAGAGCAAGGCGACGAGCAAGGGCATTGTGCTGCCGCTGGAAGTGGTGGACTACATCGCACGGCATGCACAGAGCAACATCCGTGAGCTGGAGGGTACACTCACCAAGGTGCTGGCGGACGTGGAGCACAACGGCGGCGAGCCGACGCTGGCGCGCATTCAGCGGCTGCTGGCGGCGGACGTGGCGGCGCGGCCGAAATTGCGGCCGGTGTCGCCCAAAACCATTATCGACCGAGTGGCGGCGTATTTTGACCTGGGCGCGGTTGATATTTGCGGCGCCAAACGCGACAAAGAGATTGTGGTGCCGCGGCAGATCACCATGTACCTTATGCGCGAGGAGTTGGGTTTGAGCTACCCGAAGATCGCCGCGGCGATTGGCGGGCGGGATCACACCACGGCGATGCATTCGGTCACGAAAATCGAGCGGCTCATTGAGGCCGACGACAACTTGCGCAGCGATATTGCGGCTATCCGGGAGCGGCTCAATACGGCGGCGATCTAG
- a CDS encoding phage tail tip lysozyme, with product MTIKRLFAAALLTLVTLMPGGVHAITTVDENSLINDSIYYVENDADCNALASGTGLGTLAGADNRQKIWNWLRSKSLSAEQAAGVIGNMFAESGFNPARNQGSVLGAHAWGLAQWDGGRRDALLRLVRADTTLAPLYDMKFAGPTDVSTGYIPDGMTVAQNDALMLLELNFLYQESNNRPVTATGFGSGDDEWSVLLQQKTVQDATVFWHNNFEVSNDTPAEVIHNRGGAAQEAFDAYNSGIGVGGSTGGLNCEDSVAAPTGNFPEILLSYAWPDYRGSGYTTKTPGYNAAVKAAQQKGVYVGGFNGVDCGGFVTLFMINSGFEPTYNYSGMAGAGGTPTQLAWARANWQSLGPASSINPADLEPGDVAIKNGHTFVWVGDIPGFGAKIASASLGDRSPMADTAQSPTEAPFEWFRKK from the coding sequence ATGACAATTAAACGCCTCTTCGCCGCCGCCCTCCTCACCCTCGTTACGCTCATGCCAGGAGGGGTCCACGCCATCACCACCGTCGACGAAAATTCCCTCATCAACGACAGCATCTACTATGTGGAAAACGACGCCGACTGCAACGCCCTCGCCAGCGGCACAGGCCTTGGCACGTTAGCCGGGGCAGACAACCGCCAAAAAATCTGGAACTGGCTCCGCAGCAAGAGCCTCAGTGCCGAACAAGCCGCCGGCGTTATCGGCAACATGTTCGCCGAATCCGGCTTCAACCCAGCCCGAAACCAAGGCTCCGTACTCGGCGCCCACGCCTGGGGACTGGCCCAGTGGGACGGCGGCCGCCGCGACGCCCTTCTGCGGCTCGTTCGGGCCGACACCACCCTTGCGCCCCTCTACGATATGAAATTTGCCGGACCCACCGACGTCTCCACCGGCTACATCCCCGACGGCATGACGGTGGCCCAAAACGACGCCCTCATGCTCCTTGAGCTAAATTTTCTCTACCAAGAAAGCAACAACCGACCCGTCACCGCCACCGGTTTTGGCAGCGGCGACGACGAATGGTCCGTTTTGCTCCAGCAAAAAACCGTCCAAGATGCCACGGTGTTTTGGCACAACAACTTTGAAGTCTCCAATGACACTCCCGCCGAAGTCATCCACAACCGGGGCGGTGCGGCCCAAGAAGCCTTTGATGCCTACAACAGTGGCATCGGCGTAGGCGGCAGTACCGGGGGCCTCAATTGCGAGGACAGCGTCGCCGCCCCCACCGGCAACTTCCCCGAGATCTTACTCAGCTACGCCTGGCCCGACTACCGCGGCTCAGGCTACACCACCAAAACCCCGGGATACAATGCCGCCGTCAAAGCTGCCCAGCAAAAAGGCGTCTACGTGGGCGGCTTCAACGGCGTCGATTGCGGCGGCTTTGTCACGCTCTTCATGATCAATAGCGGATTCGAGCCCACCTACAACTACTCCGGCATGGCCGGAGCCGGTGGCACCCCCACGCAGCTCGCCTGGGCCCGGGCCAACTGGCAGTCTCTCGGTCCCGCCTCGTCCATCAACCCAGCCGACCTCGAACCCGGCGACGTCGCCATCAAAAACGGACACACCTTCGTGTGGGTTGGCGATATCCCTGGATTTGGCGCTAAGATAGCATCAGCCTCACTCGGCGACCGGTCACCCATGGCCGACACCGCCCAAAGCCCCACCGAAGCCCCTTTTGAATGGTTTAGAAAGAAGTAG
- a CDS encoding R3H domain-containing nucleic acid-binding protein: MSDTLEFAKLRLEELVAFFGVNVQVAADVTDDGIELSIDSIPASPRLIGHRGETLRALEYLVNQMVKAHDGLAPRVMVDIAGYREARRHSLEELARDTAARVKESGAEEELKPMNPADRRIVHMALREIDGVQTESRGDGHDRRIVVLPA, encoded by the coding sequence ATGAGTGACACCCTCGAATTTGCCAAGCTCCGCCTCGAAGAACTCGTGGCCTTTTTTGGGGTAAACGTCCAGGTGGCGGCCGACGTGACTGATGACGGCATCGAACTCAGCATTGATAGCATTCCGGCCAGCCCCCGGCTCATCGGTCACCGCGGCGAAACGTTGCGTGCGCTCGAGTATCTCGTCAACCAAATGGTCAAAGCCCACGACGGCCTCGCCCCGCGCGTCATGGTCGACATCGCCGGCTACCGTGAGGCCCGCCGCCACTCGCTCGAGGAGCTGGCCCGCGACACCGCCGCCCGCGTCAAAGAATCGGGCGCCGAAGAAGAGCTCAAACCCATGAATCCCGCCGATCGCCGCATCGTTCACATGGCGCTGCGCGAAATCGACGGCGTCCAAACCGAGTCGCGCGGCGACGGCCACGACCGCCGCATCGTCGTGCTGCCGGCCTAG
- a CDS encoding conjugal transfer protein TraC, translated as MALFGKKAPSIDQSQLEQLQKVQEQREADIIYRQGIVTMRDLIAPPSIEIESGYLRLGKRFCKTIYVYGYPRQVFTGWLSPIINLDELIDISLYIYPVESQTVLTNLRKKVGQMEASYTINQEKGLVRDPGLEAAIQDAEELRDKLQVGEERFFRFGLYLTMYAETLEDLTQVTRKIEGIFGQSLVYTKPTTMQMEQGFNSTTPIGTDQLQISRNMNTGALSTSFPFTSSELSRNEGILYGLNRHNNGLVLFDRFSLENANMVVFAKSGAGKSFAIKLEALRSLMIGVECIIIDPEDEYRQLCEAVGGTYLRLSLASATRINPFDLPRVFDQDEADNALQANIISLHGLLRLMMGGATVNNSTGATLSSPITPGEEADLDAAIINTYARAGITRDPLTHGATPPTMNDLYNTLASMTGNGPSLAQRLRQYTTGTFSGIFSEQSNVELDNPFLVFNIRDLEDVLRPVGMYIVLNYIWNKVKSDRRKRMLIVDEAWQLMKYDDSANFMFSLAKRARKYYLGLTTISQDVEDFLGSKMGRAVVANSSLQLLLKQAPSATDIVAETFKLTNEEKNRLSQFPVGEGLFFAGLNHVIIRILASETETQLISTNPGAAPASAESSEAPQETT; from the coding sequence ATGGCACTTTTTGGCAAAAAAGCCCCCAGCATCGACCAATCGCAACTTGAGCAACTCCAAAAGGTTCAGGAGCAGCGCGAGGCCGACATTATTTACCGCCAGGGCATCGTCACCATGCGCGACCTCATCGCGCCCCCCAGCATCGAAATCGAATCCGGCTACTTGCGCCTCGGCAAACGCTTCTGCAAGACCATCTACGTCTACGGCTACCCCCGCCAAGTCTTCACCGGCTGGCTGTCGCCCATTATCAACCTCGACGAGCTCATCGACATCTCGCTCTACATTTACCCCGTAGAGAGCCAGACCGTGCTCACCAACCTGCGCAAAAAAGTCGGCCAGATGGAAGCCAGCTACACCATCAATCAAGAAAAAGGCCTCGTGCGCGACCCTGGCCTCGAAGCCGCCATCCAAGACGCCGAGGAACTCCGCGACAAACTCCAAGTGGGGGAGGAGCGCTTCTTCCGTTTCGGCCTCTACCTCACCATGTACGCCGAAACGCTCGAAGACCTCACCCAGGTCACGCGCAAAATCGAAGGCATCTTCGGCCAATCGCTCGTGTACACCAAGCCCACCACCATGCAAATGGAGCAGGGCTTCAACTCCACCACGCCCATCGGCACCGACCAGCTCCAGATCAGCCGCAACATGAACACCGGCGCCCTCTCCACCAGCTTCCCCTTCACCTCCAGCGAACTCTCGCGCAACGAGGGCATCCTCTACGGGCTCAACCGCCACAATAACGGCCTCGTGCTCTTCGACCGCTTCTCGCTCGAAAACGCCAACATGGTCGTGTTCGCCAAGTCCGGCGCCGGTAAGTCGTTCGCCATCAAGCTCGAGGCCTTGCGCAGCCTCATGATCGGCGTCGAATGCATCATCATCGACCCCGAAGACGAGTACCGCCAGCTCTGCGAAGCCGTCGGCGGCACCTACTTGCGCCTCAGCCTCGCCTCCGCCACTCGCATCAACCCCTTCGACCTCCCGCGCGTCTTCGACCAAGACGAGGCCGACAACGCCCTGCAGGCCAACATCATCTCGCTTCACGGCCTCCTGCGCCTCATGATGGGTGGCGCCACGGTCAACAACTCCACCGGCGCCACCCTGTCGAGCCCCATCACCCCCGGCGAAGAGGCCGACCTCGACGCCGCCATCATCAACACCTACGCCCGCGCCGGCATCACCCGCGACCCGCTCACCCACGGCGCCACCCCGCCCACCATGAACGACCTCTACAACACCCTAGCCTCGATGACCGGCAACGGCCCCAGCCTCGCCCAACGCCTGCGCCAATACACCACCGGCACGTTCTCCGGCATCTTCTCCGAACAATCCAACGTTGAGCTCGACAACCCCTTCCTCGTCTTCAACATCCGCGACCTCGAAGACGTCCTGCGCCCCGTGGGCATGTACATTGTGCTCAATTACATCTGGAACAAGGTCAAATCCGACCGCCGCAAGCGTATGCTCATCGTGGACGAAGCCTGGCAACTCATGAAGTACGACGACTCCGCCAACTTCATGTTTAGCCTCGCCAAACGCGCCCGCAAATACTACCTCGGCCTCACCACCATTTCCCAAGACGTCGAAGACTTCCTGGGCAGCAAAATGGGGCGCGCCGTGGTCGCCAACTCCAGCCTCCAGCTCCTGCTCAAACAAGCCCCATCGGCCACCGACATCGTCGCCGAAACCTTCAAGCTCACCAATGAAGAAAAAAACCGCTTAAGCCAATTCCCAGTAGGGGAGGGCCTGTTCTTCGCCGGCCTCAACCATGTCATCATCCGCATCCTCGCTTCCGAAACCGAAACCCAGCTCATCTCCACGAATCCCGGCGCCGCCCCCGCCTCCGCCGAATCCTCCGAAGCGCCGCAGGAGACCACATAA
- the rpmH gene encoding 50S ribosomal protein L34: protein MSKRTYQPKKRRRQRVHGFIQRMATRAGRLVLKRRRLKGRARVAI from the coding sequence ATGTCGAAGCGAACGTACCAACCCAAGAAACGCCGTCGCCAACGCGTCCACGGCTTTATCCAGCGCATGGCCACTCGCGCCGGCCGCCTCGTGCTAAAGCGCCGCCGCCTCAAGGGCCGCGCCCGCGTCGCGATCTAG
- a CDS encoding helix-turn-helix transcriptional regulator, producing the protein MYPHSHLPAPLQPAEFYLLLALNRTEAHGYAIRAMIANLSLGSVRIPDSNIYRLIHKLADEAYIEPTGDKPTAKTGTPRTHYTITTHGTLRLKEELIRLDHALKVAQNASLMQDDTPIDIQRLILDAQT; encoded by the coding sequence ATGTATCCTCACTCTCATTTACCCGCACCCCTACAGCCCGCCGAGTTCTACCTCTTACTCGCCCTCAACCGAACCGAAGCTCATGGCTACGCCATCAGAGCCATGATCGCCAATCTCTCATTGGGAAGTGTTCGCATCCCCGACAGCAACATCTATCGTCTCATCCACAAACTTGCCGACGAAGCCTACATTGAGCCAACGGGGGATAAGCCCACCGCCAAAACAGGCACGCCTCGCACACACTACACGATCACCACACACGGCACCCTCCGCTTAAAAGAAGAGTTAATTCGTCTCGATCACGCCCTCAAGGTCGCTCAAAACGCCAGCCTCATGCAAGACGATACCCCGATCGACATCCAGCGCCTCATCCTCGACGCGCAAACCTAA
- a CDS encoding glycosyltransferase family 1 protein: MKIVIDARMLFWTGIGRYTHALLDELQQADHDNSYTVLIRRADWGLWEPNVPNFTKVESSINPYSFGEQWALWLQLRALRADVVHFTAPNAPLLYRGRRVVTVHDLTLLDFDTSRGRGVGKWLRGLKRIPFRLVLAGDVRLAAGLITVTDYVRDQLVGRFGARAERLHTTLLAADPQLAQPEPLERFGKLGKFVLYVGNAYPYKNIGTMIEALAALRESHADLGLVIAGKRDEFTSELERRAAELGVGERVRFVGFVSDGELVALYRAAAAYVNPSLSEGFGLQGLEAMTQGLPVVAARATCLPEVYGEAAEYFDPREPADQAAALARVLDDAALAERLRTAGRARVRQFSWRRMAEQTLAVYQAASGRNSAY; encoded by the coding sequence ATGAAAATCGTCATCGACGCCCGCATGTTGTTTTGGACCGGCATTGGCCGCTATACGCACGCACTGCTCGATGAGCTGCAGCAGGCGGATCACGACAACAGCTACACGGTCTTGATACGGCGTGCCGATTGGGGCTTGTGGGAGCCAAATGTGCCTAACTTCACCAAAGTTGAGTCGAGCATTAATCCGTATTCTTTTGGCGAGCAATGGGCACTGTGGCTGCAGCTGCGGGCACTGCGGGCCGATGTGGTGCACTTTACGGCACCCAATGCTCCCCTGCTCTATCGCGGCCGGCGCGTAGTGACGGTGCACGACCTGACGCTGCTCGACTTTGACACCAGCCGCGGCCGGGGCGTGGGCAAGTGGCTGCGGGGACTCAAGCGAATCCCCTTCCGGCTGGTGCTAGCCGGCGACGTGCGGTTGGCGGCGGGCCTCATTACCGTCACCGACTACGTGCGTGACCAGCTGGTGGGGCGATTTGGGGCGCGGGCGGAGCGCCTGCACACTACTCTGCTCGCAGCCGACCCGCAGCTGGCGCAGCCGGAGCCCCTGGAGCGATTCGGCAAGCTGGGAAAATTCGTGCTGTACGTGGGCAACGCCTATCCGTACAAGAACATTGGCACGATGATTGAGGCGCTAGCGGCGCTGCGGGAGTCGCACGCCGATCTGGGCTTGGTAATTGCCGGCAAGCGTGATGAGTTTACGTCCGAACTGGAGCGACGAGCGGCCGAGCTGGGCGTGGGTGAGCGGGTACGGTTTGTGGGCTTTGTGAGCGACGGCGAGCTGGTGGCGCTGTACCGGGCGGCGGCAGCCTACGTGAACCCGTCTTTGAGCGAGGGGTTTGGGCTGCAGGGGCTGGAGGCAATGACGCAAGGTTTGCCGGTGGTGGCGGCCCGCGCCACGTGCCTGCCCGAGGTGTACGGCGAGGCGGCGGAATACTTTGATCCGCGGGAGCCGGCAGACCAGGCGGCGGCCCTGGCGCGGGTGCTCGATGATGCGGCTCTGGCCGAACGGCTGCGCACGGCTGGGCGCGCCCGCGTGCGGCAGTTTTCGTGGCGGCGGATGGCCGAGCAAACGCTCGCGGTGTATCAGGCGGCCAGCGGCCGCAACTCGGCGTACTAG
- a CDS encoding DNA replication/repair protein RecF, which produces MMLRELELTNFRSYETARFALHPDVTLVVGPNASGKTNLLEGLYVLASTRSFRAKDRDLVRHGEDYFRIVGRTEDTEYALGYGDGEKKITHDGVKRTLVGHVGQIQVTLFEPTDLELVAGAPEGRRRYLDFLLSQTDRAYLRTLQQYRRVLKQRNALLDGFDVGRIRDQIFGWDVKLAELAVEIYGARGRLLAVLAEATPLLYRDIAGESVEVAFEYLPSVTGVYEEQFLETLARNLTRDLAAGFTTIGPHREDFKIHFKNNDITRVASRGETRTLVLAMKLAELGYAEERTGIRPLLLLDDVFSELDRQRRGYLLNRLEGYQTLVTTTDADAITKEFRTAHQLIATEAAAHA; this is translated from the coding sequence ATGATGCTGCGCGAGCTGGAGCTGACGAATTTTCGGTCGTATGAGACGGCGCGGTTTGCTTTGCATCCGGATGTGACGCTGGTGGTGGGGCCGAATGCGAGCGGCAAAACCAATTTGCTCGAGGGTTTGTATGTGCTGGCGTCGACGAGAAGTTTTCGGGCGAAGGATCGGGATTTGGTGCGGCATGGGGAGGATTATTTTCGGATTGTGGGGCGGACTGAGGACACGGAGTACGCCCTTGGGTATGGGGATGGTGAAAAAAAGATTACGCACGATGGGGTGAAACGCACCTTGGTGGGACATGTGGGGCAGATCCAGGTGACGCTGTTTGAGCCGACGGATTTGGAGCTCGTGGCGGGGGCACCGGAGGGGCGTCGCCGGTACTTGGATTTTTTGTTGTCGCAAACCGACCGAGCGTATTTGAGGACGCTACAGCAGTATCGGCGAGTGCTCAAGCAGCGCAATGCCTTGCTGGATGGGTTTGATGTGGGGCGGATTCGGGATCAGATATTTGGGTGGGATGTGAAGCTGGCGGAGCTGGCGGTGGAGATTTATGGGGCGCGCGGGCGGCTTTTGGCGGTGCTGGCGGAGGCTACTCCCCTTCTCTACCGGGATATTGCGGGTGAATCGGTGGAGGTGGCGTTTGAATACCTGCCGAGTGTGACCGGGGTTTACGAGGAACAATTTTTGGAAACCCTGGCCCGCAACCTGACGCGCGATTTGGCGGCGGGGTTTACGACTATTGGCCCGCACCGGGAAGATTTCAAAATTCATTTTAAAAACAATGACATTACGCGGGTGGCGTCGCGGGGTGAGACGCGGACATTGGTGCTTGCAATGAAGCTGGCGGAGCTTGGGTATGCAGAGGAGCGCACGGGGATTCGTCCCCTACTCTTGCTCGACGACGTGTTTAGCGAGCTTGATCGGCAGCGGCGGGGATATCTGCTCAACCGGCTGGAGGGTTACCAGACGCTGGTGACTACGACCGATGCGGACGCGATTACCAAGGAATTTCGGACGGCACACCAGCTCATCGCGACAGAAGCGGCGGCGCATGCTTAA
- the dnaN gene encoding DNA polymerase III subunit beta → MRLSLTQENLSRALGSVGRVVSARASLPVLSNVLLATDGNRLRLSATNLEIGINYWIGSKVDQQGSLTVPARLFAEFVSSLPHGNIELSGVDNVLTVKSPHYESKINGISADEFPVIPTVTTDPVLTLSAPVFRDALAAVVVAASADEARPVLAGVYMYVDDGSLFVVATDSYRLAEKRLELPEGAPEAFSVLVPARTMQELVKLLGESEGEVEIYVDENQVMFRIADVELVSRLIEGQFPLYRKIIPEKAETSFDIATAELARITKVASLFARESAGSVKLEVKLEGEVSVASNDSEVGGNTSSAECEVSGEDGEISLNARYLTDALTATKSAMVTVAMSGKLSPCVISPAGEGATDDYIHIVMPLRT, encoded by the coding sequence TTGAGACTAAGTCTGACACAAGAGAATTTGTCTCGGGCGCTGGGTAGTGTGGGACGGGTAGTGTCGGCGCGAGCTAGCTTGCCCGTGCTCTCTAACGTGCTATTGGCGACGGACGGGAATCGTTTGCGGCTGTCGGCGACGAATCTGGAGATTGGGATTAATTACTGGATTGGCTCAAAGGTGGATCAGCAGGGATCGCTGACGGTGCCCGCTCGCCTCTTCGCGGAGTTTGTGTCGAGCTTGCCGCATGGCAACATTGAGCTTTCGGGCGTGGATAATGTGCTGACCGTGAAGAGCCCGCACTACGAATCGAAGATTAATGGTATTTCGGCGGATGAGTTTCCAGTGATTCCCACGGTGACAACCGATCCGGTGCTCACGCTGTCGGCGCCGGTGTTTCGGGACGCGCTGGCGGCGGTGGTGGTAGCGGCGTCGGCGGACGAGGCGCGGCCGGTGTTGGCCGGCGTGTATATGTATGTGGATGATGGATCGCTGTTTGTGGTGGCTACCGATTCGTACCGGTTGGCTGAGAAGCGTCTGGAGCTGCCGGAGGGCGCACCAGAAGCGTTTTCAGTGCTGGTGCCGGCTCGGACGATGCAGGAGCTGGTGAAGCTTCTGGGCGAGTCTGAGGGCGAGGTGGAGATTTATGTGGATGAGAACCAGGTGATGTTTCGGATTGCCGACGTGGAATTGGTGAGCCGACTGATCGAGGGGCAGTTTCCGTTGTACCGGAAGATTATCCCCGAGAAGGCGGAGACTTCGTTTGATATTGCGACGGCGGAGTTGGCGCGGATTACCAAGGTGGCGAGCTTGTTTGCTCGTGAGAGTGCCGGCAGCGTGAAGCTCGAGGTGAAGCTGGAGGGCGAAGTGAGCGTGGCTTCGAACGACTCGGAGGTGGGGGGCAATACGTCGTCGGCGGAGTGTGAGGTGAGCGGCGAGGACGGCGAGATTTCGCTCAACGCGCGGTATTTGACGGATGCGCTGACGGCTACCAAGAGTGCGATGGTGACCGTGGCCATGAGCGGCAAGCTGAGCCCATGCGTGATCTCGCCGGCCGGCGAGGGGGCGACGGACGACTATATTCATATTGTGATGCCGCTGCGGACTTAG